In Quadrisphaera sp. DSM 44207, one DNA window encodes the following:
- a CDS encoding glutamine synthetase family protein has product MDRQQEFVLRSVEERDIRFIRLWFTDVVGSLKSVAVAPAELEGAFTEGIGFDGSAVEGLTRVSEADMLMRPDPSTYQVLPWRMDAQTGQGTARMFCDILTPDGEPAAADSRQVLKRVLARAADLGFTFYTHPEIEFYVLTEESLRTGTPVPVDAGGFFDHVPRGTGQDFRRRAISLLESMGISVEFSHHEGGPGQNEIDLRYADALSTADNIMTFRTIIKEVALEQGVYATFMPKPFAEHPGSGMHTHMSLFEGDRNAFHDAAGQYQLSKTGRQFIAGLLRHAPEMTAVTNQFVNSYKRLWGGHEAPSYVSWGHNNRSALVRVPLYKPRKGNSARVEYRALDSAVNPYLAFALLLSAGLRGVEEGYDLPEPADDDVESLTDAERRALDIDPLPASLGRALEVLQGSELAAETLGEHVFDHLLRDKRLEWAEYRRQVTPFELRRYLPVL; this is encoded by the coding sequence ATGGACAGGCAGCAGGAGTTCGTGCTCCGGTCGGTGGAGGAGCGCGACATCCGCTTCATCCGCCTGTGGTTCACCGACGTGGTCGGGTCGCTGAAGTCGGTGGCCGTCGCTCCGGCGGAGCTGGAGGGGGCCTTCACCGAGGGCATCGGCTTCGACGGGAGCGCCGTCGAGGGCCTGACCCGGGTCTCCGAGGCCGACATGCTGATGCGGCCGGACCCCTCGACCTACCAGGTGCTGCCGTGGCGCATGGACGCCCAGACCGGCCAGGGCACCGCGCGCATGTTCTGCGACATCCTCACCCCCGACGGCGAGCCCGCCGCCGCGGACTCCCGCCAGGTGCTCAAGCGCGTCCTGGCCCGCGCCGCCGACCTCGGCTTCACCTTCTACACCCACCCCGAGATCGAGTTCTACGTGCTCACCGAGGAGTCGCTGCGCACCGGCACCCCGGTGCCGGTGGACGCCGGGGGCTTCTTCGACCACGTGCCGCGCGGCACCGGCCAGGACTTCCGGCGGCGCGCGATCTCGCTGCTGGAGTCGATGGGCATCTCGGTGGAGTTCAGCCACCACGAGGGCGGGCCCGGGCAGAACGAGATCGACCTGCGCTACGCCGACGCGCTGTCGACCGCGGACAACATCATGACCTTCCGCACGATCATCAAGGAGGTCGCGCTCGAGCAGGGCGTGTACGCGACCTTCATGCCCAAGCCCTTCGCCGAGCACCCGGGCTCTGGCATGCACACCCACATGTCGCTGTTCGAGGGCGACCGCAACGCCTTCCACGACGCCGCCGGGCAGTACCAGCTGTCGAAGACGGGCCGGCAGTTCATCGCCGGCCTGCTGCGCCACGCGCCGGAGATGACGGCGGTGACGAACCAGTTCGTCAACTCCTACAAGCGGCTGTGGGGCGGCCACGAGGCGCCGTCCTACGTCAGCTGGGGCCACAACAACCGCTCGGCCCTGGTGCGGGTGCCGCTGTACAAGCCGCGCAAGGGCAACTCCGCCCGCGTCGAGTACCGGGCGCTGGACTCCGCGGTCAACCCCTACCTCGCGTTCGCGCTGCTGCTGTCCGCGGGCCTGAGGGGCGTGGAGGAGGGCTACGACCTGCCCGAGCCCGCCGACGACGACGTGGAGTCCCTCACCGACGCGGAGCGGCGGGCCCTGGACATCGACCCGCTGCCGGCGAGCCTGGGCCGGGCCCTGGAGGTGCTGCAGGGCTCGGAGCTGGCCGCGGAGACCCTCGGCGAGCACGTCTTCGACCACCTGCTGCGCGACAAGCGCCTGGAGTGGGCCGAGTACCGCCGCCAGGTCACCCCGTTCGAGCTGCGCCGCTACCTGCCGGTCCTGTGA
- a CDS encoding MFS transporter — translation MTPPGSDPRRWRILTVCLASGFLSLLSVSIVNVALPAVQAGVGASAAQLQWVLTGYALTFGLALVPAGRLGDSYGRRRLFMTGLAVFLLASLACGLATSPGALIAARLAMGVGAGVLNPQVSAIIQNLFTGAERGRAFGLFGGTIGVSTAIGPLLGGAILALVPGGGAWRWVFWVNLPVGAVALLLAHRLLPREEGTRHERLDVVGSLLLGLAVLGVLLGLQEQAVLGLPLALAVLLAAAAAAGAFVAWERRYAASGRTPLARPALLRHPPFAAGVLVGSLYFAGFTAIFVVLTLYLQQGLGYTPLQAGLSTTPFAIAGAVTAPLAGRVVTRVGRRMVVAGLCLVAAGLLAGVLVVEVLAPAVGAGWTGALLALPLAVAGAGGGLVISPNVTLTLAEVPLEDAGSASGVLQTAQRLGSAAGIAGISAVFFAVSAGGRWQPAITVSLLVTAGLVALALVPAVLDARRRVRSPAVLTGPTSPVVAHPLGGEHWHH, via the coding sequence GTGACTCCTCCCGGCAGCGACCCCCGTCGCTGGCGCATCCTCACCGTCTGCCTGGCGTCGGGCTTCCTCAGCCTGCTCAGCGTGAGCATCGTCAACGTCGCGCTGCCGGCCGTGCAGGCGGGCGTGGGGGCGTCCGCCGCGCAGCTGCAGTGGGTGCTCACCGGGTACGCCCTCACCTTCGGCCTGGCCCTGGTGCCCGCGGGGCGTCTGGGCGACTCCTACGGGCGGCGGCGCCTGTTCATGACCGGCCTGGCCGTCTTCCTCCTCGCCAGCCTCGCGTGCGGGCTCGCGACGAGCCCCGGGGCGCTGATCGCGGCGCGCCTGGCGATGGGCGTCGGCGCCGGCGTGCTCAACCCGCAGGTCAGCGCCATCATCCAGAACCTCTTCACGGGCGCCGAGCGCGGGCGGGCGTTCGGCCTGTTCGGGGGCACCATCGGCGTCTCCACCGCCATCGGCCCCCTCCTCGGCGGCGCGATCCTCGCCCTGGTGCCCGGCGGCGGCGCCTGGCGCTGGGTGTTCTGGGTCAACCTGCCCGTGGGCGCGGTGGCCCTGCTGCTCGCCCACCGGCTCCTGCCGCGCGAGGAGGGCACGCGGCACGAGCGCCTGGACGTCGTCGGCTCGCTGCTGCTCGGGCTGGCCGTGCTCGGGGTGCTGCTCGGCCTGCAGGAGCAGGCCGTCCTCGGCCTGCCGCTCGCCCTCGCCGTCCTGCTCGCCGCCGCGGCCGCGGCCGGCGCGTTCGTGGCCTGGGAGCGCCGGTACGCCGCCTCGGGCCGCACGCCGCTGGCCCGCCCGGCGCTGCTGCGCCACCCGCCCTTCGCCGCGGGCGTGCTCGTCGGCAGCCTGTACTTCGCCGGCTTCACGGCGATCTTCGTCGTCCTCACCCTGTACCTGCAGCAGGGCCTCGGCTACACGCCGCTGCAGGCGGGCCTGAGCACCACCCCGTTCGCGATCGCCGGGGCGGTCACCGCGCCCCTGGCCGGGCGGGTCGTCACGCGGGTGGGGCGGCGCATGGTCGTGGCGGGCCTGTGCCTGGTCGCCGCCGGCCTGCTGGCCGGCGTCCTGGTCGTCGAGGTCCTCGCGCCGGCGGTCGGCGCGGGGTGGACGGGCGCGCTGCTGGCCCTGCCGCTGGCCGTCGCGGGCGCGGGCGGCGGCCTGGTGATCAGCCCCAACGTCACCCTGACCCTGGCCGAGGTGCCGCTGGAGGACGCCGGCAGCGCCAGCGGCGTGCTGCAGACGGCGCAGCGCCTGGGCTCGGCGGCCGGCATCGCGGGGATCAGCGCCGTCTTCTTCGCCGTCTCCGCGGGCGGGCGGTGGCAGCCGGCGATCACCGTCTCCCTGCTGGTCACCGCGGGCCTGGTGGCCCTCGCGCTCGTCCCCGCCGTCCTGGACGCGCGACGGCGGGTCCGCTCCCCGGCAGTGCTGACCGGCCCGACCTCGCCGGTGGTCGCCCACCCGCTCGGCGGCGAGCACTGGCATCACTAG
- a CDS encoding NAD+ synthase, with amino-acid sequence MPQLRLALAQVDPTVGDLPGNARLVRERTAEAARAGAHLVAFPEMVLTGYPVEDLALRASFVQASRAALRQLAADLHADGHGDLPVVVGHLDRAEDLRGGQVDLDLVETGRDEHGGSALPKGLPQNCAAVLHGGRVVARYAKHHLPTYGVFDEFRVFVPGRDLAVVRVAGVDVALAICEDLWQDGGPVAMTRAAGADLLLVVNGSPYERDKDDTRLELVRRRAVEAGCTLAYLNAVGGQDDLVFDGDSLVVDAAGHLLARGPQFAEALLVVDLDLPSEPGRAAPEPVPGVVRVVVGNEPVAPYEPLPPPQAPRLDEVGEVWTALVTGLRAYVRKNGFERVALGLSGGIDSAVVAALGVDALGAGCVTGVSMPSVHSSEHSKDDAADLARRTGLDYRVVPIAPVVDAFTADLAAVVRLGGFAEENLQARVRGTTLMALSNSEGHLVVATSNKSELAVGYSTLYGDSVGGFAPLKDVPKTLVWELARWRNAHAQRRGETPPIPERSITKPPSAELRPGQTDQDSLPPYEVLDAVLERYVVGAQGRSELLAAGLDPEVVDAVVPLVDRAEWKRRQFAPGTKISAVAFGRDRRLPITTRWREERSR; translated from the coding sequence ATGCCACAGCTGCGACTGGCGCTCGCGCAGGTGGACCCGACCGTGGGCGACCTGCCCGGCAACGCCCGCCTGGTGCGCGAGCGCACCGCCGAGGCCGCCCGCGCCGGCGCCCACCTGGTGGCCTTCCCCGAGATGGTCCTCACCGGCTACCCGGTCGAGGACCTCGCGCTGCGCGCCTCGTTCGTGCAGGCCTCGCGGGCGGCGCTGCGGCAGCTGGCGGCCGACCTGCACGCCGACGGCCACGGCGACCTGCCCGTCGTCGTCGGCCACCTCGACCGCGCCGAGGACCTGCGCGGCGGGCAGGTGGACCTGGACCTGGTGGAGACCGGCCGCGACGAGCACGGCGGCTCCGCGCTGCCCAAGGGCCTGCCGCAGAACTGCGCGGCGGTGCTGCACGGGGGGCGGGTGGTGGCCCGCTACGCCAAGCACCACCTGCCGACCTACGGCGTCTTCGACGAGTTCCGCGTCTTCGTGCCCGGCCGCGACCTGGCGGTGGTGCGGGTCGCCGGCGTCGACGTGGCCCTCGCGATCTGCGAGGACCTCTGGCAGGACGGCGGGCCGGTGGCGATGACGCGGGCGGCCGGCGCGGACCTGCTGCTGGTGGTCAACGGCTCCCCGTACGAGCGCGACAAGGACGACACCCGCCTGGAGCTGGTGCGCCGCCGCGCCGTCGAGGCCGGCTGCACCCTGGCGTACCTGAACGCGGTCGGCGGGCAGGACGACCTGGTCTTCGACGGCGACTCCCTCGTCGTGGACGCCGCCGGGCACCTCCTCGCGCGCGGTCCGCAGTTCGCCGAGGCGCTGCTCGTGGTCGACCTCGACCTGCCCTCCGAGCCCGGGCGCGCGGCCCCCGAACCGGTGCCCGGGGTGGTGCGCGTCGTCGTCGGGAACGAGCCGGTGGCCCCGTACGAGCCGCTGCCCCCGCCGCAGGCCCCCCGCCTGGACGAGGTCGGGGAGGTGTGGACGGCGCTGGTGACGGGGCTGCGGGCCTACGTGCGCAAGAACGGCTTCGAGCGCGTCGCCCTGGGCCTGTCCGGCGGCATCGACTCGGCCGTGGTCGCCGCCCTCGGGGTCGACGCCCTGGGCGCCGGGTGCGTCACGGGCGTGTCCATGCCCAGCGTCCACTCCTCGGAGCACTCCAAGGACGACGCCGCGGACCTGGCCCGGCGCACCGGGCTGGACTACCGGGTCGTGCCGATCGCGCCCGTGGTGGACGCCTTCACGGCGGACCTGGCAGCGGTCGTGCGGCTCGGCGGCTTCGCCGAGGAGAACCTGCAGGCGCGCGTGCGCGGCACCACCCTCATGGCGCTGAGCAACTCCGAGGGCCACCTGGTGGTGGCGACGTCCAACAAGAGCGAGCTGGCCGTGGGCTACTCCACGCTCTACGGCGACTCCGTCGGCGGCTTCGCGCCGCTGAAGGACGTGCCCAAGACGCTGGTGTGGGAGCTGGCGCGCTGGCGCAACGCGCACGCGCAGCGCCGCGGGGAGACCCCGCCGATCCCGGAGCGCTCCATCACCAAGCCGCCGTCGGCGGAGCTGCGCCCGGGCCAGACCGACCAGGACTCCCTGCCCCCGTACGAGGTGCTCGACGCGGTGCTCGAGCGGTACGTCGTCGGCGCGCAGGGGCGCTCGGAGCTGCTGGCCGCCGGGCTGGACCCCGAGGTCGTCGACGCGGTCGTGCCGCTGGTGGACCGCGCGGAGTGGAAGCGGCGCCAGTTCGCCCCCGGCACCAAGATCAGCGCGGTCGCGTTCGGCCGCGACCGGCGGCTGCCGATCACCACCCGCTGGCGCGAGGAGCGGTCCCGATGA
- the panB gene encoding 3-methyl-2-oxobutanoate hydroxymethyltransferase produces MSEPAIAPKRVRVHHLRQMKAAGQPIAMLTAYDALTAAIFDEAGIDVLLVGDSMGDNLMGYATTLPVTVEELLPHVRAVADRGGRPLVVADLPFGSYEVSPEQAVTTAVRFLKEGRAHAVKFEGGARVLPQVRAVTGAGIAFMGHLGYTPQSVHSLGGPRVQGRGDAGDRLLADALALQEAGAFAIVLEVVPAPLAQRVSEALEIPTIGIGAGAGCDGQVLVWTDVAGLTPRMPKLAKAYADVRGALLGAAREYAAEVRARAFPAEEHTHPE; encoded by the coding sequence ATGAGCGAGCCGGCGATCGCCCCGAAGCGGGTGCGCGTGCACCACCTGCGGCAGATGAAGGCGGCGGGCCAGCCGATCGCCATGCTCACCGCCTACGACGCCCTGACCGCGGCCATCTTCGACGAGGCGGGCATCGACGTCCTGCTCGTCGGGGACTCCATGGGCGACAACCTGATGGGCTACGCCACCACCCTGCCCGTCACGGTCGAGGAGCTGCTGCCGCACGTGCGGGCGGTCGCCGACCGCGGCGGGCGCCCGCTGGTGGTCGCGGACCTGCCCTTCGGCAGCTACGAGGTCTCCCCCGAGCAGGCCGTCACGACGGCGGTGCGCTTCCTCAAGGAGGGCCGGGCGCACGCGGTGAAGTTCGAGGGCGGCGCGCGGGTGCTGCCGCAGGTGCGCGCCGTCACCGGCGCCGGCATCGCGTTCATGGGCCACCTCGGCTACACCCCGCAGTCGGTGCACAGCCTCGGCGGGCCGCGCGTGCAGGGGCGGGGGGACGCCGGGGACCGCCTCCTCGCCGACGCCCTGGCGCTGCAGGAGGCGGGCGCCTTCGCGATCGTGCTCGAGGTCGTGCCCGCGCCGCTGGCGCAGCGGGTCAGCGAGGCGCTGGAGATCCCCACCATCGGCATCGGCGCCGGCGCCGGCTGCGACGGGCAGGTGCTGGTGTGGACCGACGTGGCCGGCCTGACCCCCCGGATGCCGAAGCTGGCGAAGGCGTACGCCGACGTGCGCGGCGCGCTGCTCGGCGCGGCGCGCGAGTACGCCGCTGAGGTCCGCGCGCGCGCCTTCCCGGCCGAGGAGCACACCCACCCCGAGTAG
- a CDS encoding CDP-glycerol glycerophosphotransferase family protein: protein MRLVYNSFAGRYSDSPRAVYERLRELGDEHEHTWLADPAHLSGFPADARTVVLDSAEGVAALESADAVVANTHTEVEWTKAPGALYLQTWHGTPLKRIHHDVLPTSAPGDRLQRLDRDVARWDVLLSPNRVSTERLRRAFRFDGRVVETGYPRNDLLLSPERDAVRAKVRADLGIADHTTAVLYTPTWRDDDYYAQGRPDIRLALDVERFVERMGEDWVLLPRLHYMMTDRMQPLVGPGVRDVSWHPDVRELYLAADAMVTDYSSTMFDFAVTGKPLLFFAYDLATYRDSVRGLYFDPIPEAPGPVAQTLPQLLDALSDLDGVRREHAGRYAAFQERYCHLEDGRATDRVLDLLLEGR from the coding sequence ATGCGCCTCGTCTACAACTCCTTCGCCGGCCGCTACTCGGACAGCCCGCGGGCGGTCTACGAGCGGCTGCGCGAGCTCGGCGACGAGCACGAGCACACGTGGCTCGCCGACCCCGCCCACCTGTCCGGCTTCCCCGCGGACGCGCGCACCGTCGTCCTGGACAGCGCGGAGGGCGTCGCGGCCCTGGAGTCCGCCGACGCGGTCGTGGCCAACACGCACACCGAGGTCGAGTGGACCAAGGCGCCCGGGGCGCTGTACCTGCAGACCTGGCACGGCACGCCGCTCAAGCGCATCCACCACGACGTCCTGCCGACCTCCGCCCCCGGGGACCGCCTGCAGCGCCTCGACCGCGACGTCGCGCGCTGGGACGTGCTGCTCTCGCCCAACCGGGTCAGCACCGAGCGGCTGCGCCGGGCGTTCCGCTTCGACGGGCGGGTGGTGGAGACCGGCTACCCGCGCAACGACCTGCTGCTCTCCCCCGAGCGCGACGCCGTGCGCGCGAAGGTGCGCGCCGACCTGGGCATCGCCGACCACACCACCGCCGTGCTGTACACGCCCACCTGGCGCGACGACGACTACTACGCGCAGGGCCGCCCCGACATCCGGCTCGCGCTCGACGTCGAGCGCTTCGTGGAGCGGATGGGCGAGGACTGGGTGCTGCTGCCCCGCCTGCACTACATGATGACCGACCGGATGCAGCCCCTGGTGGGGCCGGGCGTGCGCGACGTCTCCTGGCACCCGGACGTCCGCGAGCTGTACCTGGCCGCGGACGCCATGGTCACCGACTACTCCTCGACGATGTTCGACTTCGCCGTCACCGGCAAGCCGCTGCTCTTCTTCGCCTACGACCTCGCCACCTACCGCGACTCCGTGCGGGGGCTGTACTTCGACCCCATCCCCGAGGCGCCCGGCCCGGTGGCGCAGACGCTGCCGCAGCTGCTGGACGCGCTGTCGGACCTCGACGGCGTCCGCCGCGAGCACGCCGGGCGGTACGCCGCGTTCCAGGAGCGGTACTGCCACCTCGAGGACGGCCGCGCCACGGATCGGGTCCTCGACCTCCTGCTGGAGGGCCGCTGA
- a CDS encoding TIGR03557 family F420-dependent LLM class oxidoreductase, with translation MAAQDPGTAAGLTVGYAAALEQFAPAEAVALTALAEQHGFSGCMAADHFQPWVPAQGEASFVWSVLAAVGERTRGDFGPGVTCPSFRFHPAVVAQAAATLESMYPGRSWLGVGAGEALNEHVLGTYWPEAGQRSAMVFEAVDVIKELFDASLAGRDVKHDGRYFRMESSRLWTMPQQAPPVLVATAGPVNARRTGRHADGIITVGAPLEKISGLFDRFAEGAREAGKDPDAMPRLLQLHLSWAPTREEALANAMDQWPNGGMAFPKADVRSPHDFAAMAKLVRPEDFSGRLLISEDPDEHRAHIQRFVDLGFDRVYLHNVGRNQEQWLEVFGRDVLPKLTR, from the coding sequence ATGGCCGCGCAGGACCCCGGCACCGCGGCCGGCCTCACGGTCGGGTACGCCGCGGCGCTGGAGCAGTTCGCGCCCGCCGAGGCGGTCGCCCTGACCGCCCTGGCCGAGCAGCACGGGTTCTCCGGGTGCATGGCCGCCGACCACTTCCAGCCCTGGGTGCCCGCCCAGGGCGAGGCGTCGTTCGTGTGGTCGGTGCTGGCGGCGGTCGGCGAGCGCACCCGCGGCGACTTCGGCCCCGGCGTGACGTGCCCGTCCTTCCGCTTCCACCCGGCCGTGGTGGCGCAGGCGGCGGCGACGCTGGAGTCGATGTACCCGGGCCGCTCCTGGCTGGGCGTCGGGGCCGGGGAGGCGCTCAACGAGCACGTCCTCGGCACGTACTGGCCCGAGGCCGGCCAGCGCAGCGCGATGGTGTTCGAGGCCGTCGACGTGATCAAGGAGCTGTTCGACGCCTCGCTCGCCGGCAGGGACGTCAAGCACGACGGCCGGTACTTCCGGATGGAGTCCTCGCGGCTGTGGACGATGCCGCAGCAGGCCCCGCCCGTGCTCGTGGCCACCGCCGGGCCGGTCAACGCTCGGCGCACCGGGCGGCACGCCGACGGGATCATCACCGTCGGGGCGCCGCTGGAGAAGATCTCCGGGCTCTTCGACCGGTTCGCCGAGGGCGCCCGCGAGGCGGGCAAGGACCCGGACGCCATGCCCAGGCTGCTGCAGCTGCACCTGTCGTGGGCGCCGACCCGCGAGGAGGCGCTGGCGAACGCGATGGACCAGTGGCCCAACGGCGGCATGGCGTTCCCCAAGGCCGACGTCCGCTCCCCGCACGACTTCGCCGCGATGGCGAAGCTGGTGCGCCCGGAGGACTTCTCCGGGCGGCTGCTGATCTCCGAGGACCCGGACGAGCACCGCGCGCACATCCAGCGCTTCGTCGACCTCGGCTTCGACCGGGTCTACCTGCACAACGTCGGCCGGAACCAGGAGCAGTGGCTGGAGGTCTTCGGCCGCGACGTCCTGCCGAAGCTGACCCGGTAG
- the map gene encoding type I methionyl aminopeptidase, whose protein sequence is MPASAPATAPLGTLRPGAVSPRRPVPASIPRPEYVDRPAPRPYTGPEVKDAATIARMRVACRLAAQALAEVGRHVAPGVSTDELDRVGHEFLVAAGAYPSTLGYRGFPKAVCTSVNEVVCHGIPDSTVLAEGDIVNVDITAFVVVDGVGVHGDTNATFCVGEVDEESRLLVERTREALERGIRAVKPGREVNVIGRVIETYARRFGYGSVRDFTGHGIGTAFHSGLVIPHYDAAPRHAEVIEPGMTFTIEPMLTLGTVEWDMWEDGWTVVTKDRRRSAQFEHTVLVTDTGAEVLTLP, encoded by the coding sequence ATGCCCGCGAGCGCACCCGCCACCGCTCCCCTCGGCACCCTGCGACCCGGCGCGGTCAGCCCCCGCCGCCCGGTGCCGGCGTCGATCCCGCGCCCGGAGTACGTCGACCGCCCGGCGCCGCGCCCCTACACCGGCCCGGAGGTCAAGGACGCCGCCACGATCGCGCGGATGCGGGTGGCGTGCCGGCTCGCCGCGCAGGCCCTCGCCGAGGTCGGCCGGCACGTGGCGCCCGGCGTGAGCACCGACGAGCTGGACCGCGTCGGGCACGAGTTCCTCGTCGCCGCGGGCGCCTACCCCTCCACGCTCGGCTACCGCGGCTTCCCCAAGGCCGTCTGCACGAGCGTCAACGAGGTCGTCTGCCACGGCATCCCCGACTCCACGGTGCTGGCCGAGGGCGACATCGTCAACGTCGACATCACCGCGTTCGTCGTCGTCGACGGCGTGGGGGTGCACGGGGACACCAACGCGACGTTCTGCGTCGGCGAGGTCGACGAGGAGTCGCGCCTGCTCGTCGAGCGCACCCGCGAGGCCCTCGAGCGCGGCATCAGGGCCGTCAAGCCCGGCCGGGAGGTCAACGTCATCGGGCGGGTGATCGAGACCTACGCCCGCCGCTTCGGCTACGGGTCGGTGCGCGACTTCACCGGGCACGGCATCGGCACCGCGTTCCACTCCGGCCTCGTCATCCCCCACTACGACGCGGCCCCGCGCCACGCCGAGGTGATCGAGCCGGGCATGACCTTCACCATCGAGCCGATGCTCACCCTGGGCACGGTGGAGTGGGACATGTGGGAGGACGGCTGGACGGTCGTGACCAAGGACCGCCGCCGCAGCG